The Culex quinquefasciatus strain JHB chromosome 2, VPISU_Cqui_1.0_pri_paternal, whole genome shotgun sequence genome contains the following window.
CGCGCGGGTTGCCGTCGACGCAGCACGCGATTGCGCGGACCTACATCGAGCACAGTCACTACGGTGAGCTGATTGAGATGCTGGACAATCGGATTGGATACGGGGTGTTTTTGGACGAGTACACGGCCAATTTGGCGCTCGATCGGCTTGTGACGACGAACGAGTTCAAGTGGGGAGCGCGGGTGGCGACGTTGCTGGCGCTGCAGGAAGATTTCACGCATCCGATCACGAGGTCACTGGCGACGTACGCGTGCTACCGGTACGTGAAGGGCGGTGAGATTGACCACTTTGACGATTTGAAGCCGGCGCCGGTGCCGGTGGAGGGCGaggtcaagaagaagaaaaaggagGAGATCAAGGTGCGGGTCAAGTTTTTGCGGAATCCGTACTTTGATGATCATTTTGACTTGCGGGACTCGAAGCAGCTGCTGGGGAAGACGCTGTTGGTGCTGGGGTTGAACAGCGAGGTGGCGATTGTGGCCAATAGCTGCAAACTGCTTGGACTGGTGCTGTACGGGAAGTACGAGCAGGCGGTGGAGTTGATTGGTGGGGGTGGTGAAGTCAGCGGCGAGATCGTTGAGCTGGCCAAGGGCTACCTGGGCCAGGTGGAGAACCAGGAGGATGAGAGCGTGAGGAAGCTGATGGATGCTATGCAGGGCTTGGGTAAGGTCAGCAACGACAGCTTTGAGAAGATGCTGCTGGACGCGATCAACCAGAGTGTGGCCGAGCACGAAAAGCCGCAGATTGAGGCGCAAAAGAAGGTAGTTTTGAATGTTGTAGGAAATGGATTAGCTTATTAATCACCGGATTGCTTCCAGATCTACACCGAGTGGTGCGAGCTGCGCCAGCAGCGGTTGGACGAGGAAATGGCCCGGTTGCAGCGTGCGCGCCGTATTCAGGAACTCGAGCGGGTTGGCCGCGAAATGGAGCAGGAAGAGCAGAAGCTGTGGTTCTTCGAGAACGAGGACAAGATCGAGCTGCAGATCGACAGCAAAAAGGTGTTCTATCCGAAGCGGTGGTTCGGCAAGAAGAAGAAGCCGCGCGTCATCGACGAGGGTTACGTTCCGCCGGAGGTGCGCCAGCGGCAGAGTCAGCAGTGAAGTTTAGTTTAGGGTGATGTTCTTTCGTTACGGAGTGTTCACACACACGCGAATAAAGCTTTCCATTGGGCACTTTAATGTTCTTCTTCTTCCTGTTACTTTTTTCTTGAGTATCCGTGTAATAGACGTACGTGTGTTGATTTGGATCAATTTCTGCGCTACGCAACAATTTGTTAAACCTTACAGCCTAATCACATTTTGACTTTGTTCTTCctaaaaaaacgtaaatttcataaaaaatatttacctcAAATGTGCGCGCAAACTCTCCTCCAGCCGCTGGCTTTCGCTCTGCATTTCCGCCAGATCGCGACAAATTTGGGCCAGGTTCGTGGCCGCGTTCCGACTCCGCTCGGTCTCGATCTGGTCCTCCAGGTCGCGGATCTCGCGCTTGACGGCGCCCGTTTCCTGCACCAGCGCCATCAGCTCGGCGCAGTCCGAGTGCAGCGTGACCAGCAGTTTGTACGCCTTCTTCGCGTGTTCGTCCTTTTTCGCGTTCCGGAAGATCAGATCGTCCGTCACGGTGAACTGCCGGTCCAGTTGGCCGGTGATCGTGTTGATTTCCTTCTGCAGTGTGCGCGTATCCTGCAGGATCTTGTCGATGTCCGTTTTCTGCTTGCGAATGTTGCCCACGATCTCCAGAATCCGGCTGGTGTAGGCCGTCCGGCTGACGGTGCGGTTCAGCTTTTCCAGCTCCTTCTGCAGCCGAGCGTGCATCGCACTCTTGGTCTGCAGGTCCATCATGACCTCTTCGCACTTGTGCCGGGTCGCCTCGATTTGGTCCACGATCTGTTGCGATTGCGACTGAAaggcaaaaacaaaatcttaaTATTCTATCCGAGAAATCGCTCCAAGAACTAGAATCTCACCAGCTTATCCGAGTGCTTCACGCGGTACCCTTCCAGCTCCTGCTCGAGCGGTATCCGGTGCACGTCCCACTGATCCTGCAGCTTCTTCATGCGCTCTCCACCGGCCCCGATGATGCCCTGGAGTTTCCTAACGTTAACCTCGGGGTCTTCTAGTAAAATATGCGTTCGTTCCTTAATCTTCTTTTCGTCCTTCAACTTCCCAACCGCCGCCCGTTGAACCTCACACAGCTCGACCACTTCCATTCGTTCCCCCTCCAGACCGGTTCCCTCCCCAGCGGCCCGCTCGATCTCCACCCGAATCTGATCGATCTCTTCCTGAAGCGTTTCCAACGGAGTTTTGCCCGGCCTGGCCGCCTCGACAATcgccagcgcgtccagcttttCCTCCACGGCCACTTTCCCCACCGGAACAACGCTCGACTTTTGTTCGCTGGACGTGTAGAACCGCTGCAGACGGTCCACGGGCGAACACACCTTGATCCGGTCGTCAATGGCACCACCACTGGCTTTGAGCGCCCCATCGTTGGCAGCGATCACGGACGGAATGAAGCTGTCCTCGTCGAGCGTGTCCAGCGACGCCTGGCGGGACCAGAACTCTTTGACCTCGGCAGCAATGTCTCCCTGGGTCACGAACGGAATGTTTAACTTTCGAGGCACGAACCGGCGGAACGCAATCTGAGAACTGCTGGGACCAGCAGCGGTCCGGCAAAACTCCGGCATCCAAGGGGCCTGCAGCTGGGACTGTAGACTGGCACAGATTCGACTCTCCAGCTCGGTCGTTACGTCCAACGGTTGACCCGTACCCGCTGCCTTGTCCGCCGACTCCTTGGGCAGCCGCTCGATCAGGAACATCAACACCCGGCGCACCTCGGCCACGTTCGAGTACAGGAAGGTCTGGTAGCCG
Protein-coding sequences here:
- the LOC6043110 gene encoding uncharacterized protein LOC6043110, with the protein product MLKQVLRVPPPFRWTPFRRTFLSDAFLCRDSWQSRLATPILAKVNHEALYYELEQKFQQKAKVSAIDIDIYANKLVDDTHIDEVADLMYKFRLTEETSRGLPSTQHAIARTYIEHSHYGELIEMLDNRIGYGVFLDEYTANLALDRLVTTNEFKWGARVATLLALQEDFTHPITRSLATYACYRYVKGGEIDHFDDLKPAPVPVEGEVKKKKKEEIKVRVKFLRNPYFDDHFDLRDSKQLLGKTLLVLGLNSEVAIVANSCKLLGLVLYGKYEQAVELIGGGGEVSGEIVELAKGYLGQVENQEDESVRKLMDAMQGLGKVSNDSFEKMLLDAINQSVAEHEKPQIEAQKKIYTEWCELRQQRLDEEMARLQRARRIQELERVGREMEQEEQKLWFFENEDKIELQIDSKKVFYPKRWFGKKKKPRVIDEGYVPPEVRQRQSQQ
- the LOC6043111 gene encoding coiled-coil domain-containing protein 22 homolog codes for the protein MDEIDNIILHSLRQIGCALDEEVTSLDEFSPTLLVQVVSKCITLIDPSLDLPRTLPPGMAQRFTATTSLAEACRTIGYRRDIGYQTFLYSNVAEVRRVLMFLIERLPKESADKAAGTGQPLDVTTELESRICASLQSQLQAPWMPEFCRTAAGPSSSQIAFRRFVPRKLNIPFVTQGDIAAEVKEFWSRQASLDTLDEDSFIPSVIAANDGALKASGGAIDDRIKVCSPVDRLQRFYTSSEQKSSVVPVGKVAVEEKLDALAIVEAARPGKTPLETLQEEIDQIRVEIERAAGEGTGLEGERMEVVELCEVQRAAVGKLKDEKKIKERTHILLEDPEVNVRKLQGIIGAGGERMKKLQDQWDVHRIPLEQELEGYRVKHSDKLSQSQQIVDQIEATRHKCEEVMMDLQTKSAMHARLQKELEKLNRTVSRTAYTSRILEIVGNIRKQKTDIDKILQDTRTLQKEINTITGQLDRQFTVTDDLIFRNAKKDEHAKKAYKLLVTLHSDCAELMALVQETGAVKREIRDLEDQIETERSRNAATNLAQICRDLAEMQSESQRLEESLRAHLR